In the genome of Triticum urartu cultivar G1812 chromosome 5, Tu2.1, whole genome shotgun sequence, one region contains:
- the LOC125508245 gene encoding omega-3 fatty acid desaturase, chloroplastic-like, producing MARLLLPQCCCGLTPLHLPRRAVALPPPPSLLPSSGVAASRRALSLRVAVAAPARLVTAEDEGSGSGSSSRASAGQDGGEGPSADGFDPGAPPPFGLADIRAAIPKHCWVKDPWRSMGYVVRDVVVVLALAAAAARLDSWLAWPVYWAAQGTMFWALFVLGHDCGHGSFSNNAKLNSVVGHILHSSILVPYNGWRISHRTHHQNHGHVENDESWHPLPEKLYRSLDSATRKLRFALPFPMLAYPFYLWSRSPGKSGSHFHPSSDLFQPNEKKDILTSTTCWLAMAGLLAGLTVVMGPLQILKLYAVPYWIFVMWLDFVTYLHHHGHNDKLPWYRGKAWSYLRGGLTTLDRDYGWLNNIHHDIGTHVIHHLFPQIPHYHLVEATEAAKPVLGKYYREPDKSGPFPFHLFGALARSMKSDHYVSDTGDIIYYQTDPKLAGGAQASD from the exons atGGCGCGCCTGCTCCTCCCCCAATGCTGCTGCGGCCTCACGCCCCTGCACCTCCCGCGCCGCGCCGTCGCGCTCCCTCCCCCGCCgtccctcctcccctcctccggCGTCGCCGCGTCCCGCCGCGCGCTCTCCCTCCGCGTGGCCGTCGCCGCGCCCGCCCGCCTCGTCACCGCCGAGGACGAAGGCTCCGGCTCCGGCTCCTCCTCCCGGGCCTCCGCGGGCCAGGACGGCGGCGAGGGCCCCTCCGCGGACGGGTTCGACCCTGGCGCGCCGCCGCCGTTCGGGCTGGCGGACATCCGGGCCGCCATCCCCAAGCACTGCTGGGTCAAGGACCCCTGGCGCTCCATGGGGTACGTGGTGCGCGACGTCGTCGTCGTGCtcgcgctcgccgccgccgccgcccgcctcgacAGCTGGCTCGCCTGGCCCGTCTACTGGGCCGCCCAGGGCACCATGTTCTGGGCGCTCTTCGTCCTCGGGCACGACTG CGGCCATGGGAGCTTCTCCAACAACGCCAAGCTCAACAGCGTGGTCGGCCACATCCTCCACTCCTCCATCCTCGTGCCTTACAATGGCTG GAGGATTAGCCACAGGACGCACCACCAGAACCACGGCCACGTCGAGAACGACGAGTCCTGGCATCCG CTCCCAGAGAAGCTGTACAGGAGCCTGGACAGTGCCACTCGGAAGCTTCGGTTCGCGCTGCCGTTCCCGATGCTCGCGTACCCATTCTATTTG TGGTCGAGGAGTCCAGGGAAATCAGGCTCGCATTTCCACCCGAGCAGCGATTTGTTCCAGCCGAATGAGAAGAAGGACATTCTGACGTCGACGACATGCTGGCTTGCCATGGCTGGCCTGCTCGCTGGGCTCACCGTCGTGATGGGGCCTCTTCAGATACTCAAGCTGTACGCTGTACCCTACTGG ATTTTTGTTATGTGGCTGGACTTTGTCACCTACCTGCACCACCACGGCCACAACGACAAGCTTCCCTGGTACCGCGGAAAG GCATGGAGCTATCTTCGCGGGGGCCTGACGACGCTTGACAGGGACTACGGGTGGCTCAACAACATCCACCACGACATTGGGACTCACGTGATCCACCATCTTTTCCCGCAGATCCCACATTACCATCTAGTGGAGGCG accgaggcggcgaagccAGTGCTGGGGAAGTACTACAGGGAGCCAGACAAGTCCGGCCCGTTCCCGTTCCACCTGTTTGGCGCGCTGGCACGGAGCATGAAGAGCGACCACTACGTCAGCGACACCGGAGACATAATCTACTACCAAACTGACCCGAAACTAGCCGGCGGTGCACAAGCATCCGATTAA
- the LOC125555781 gene encoding uncharacterized protein LOC125555781 has protein sequence MGNCQAAEAAAVVIQHPGDGKVERLHWPTTAADVMRRNPGHYVALVLLHHDSRGVDPDPAVPGGGGGARITKVKLLKPRDTLHLGQVYRLITSQEVTKAVQTRRQERTRGCDEAIEQERPRLHRRRQPPRPRGDNAATTEQRQPADHQQRKQLEKDRHHRSMAAARGGGRSRHWRPALQSITESSSSSSSSGHADCEDVPSK, from the exons ATGGGGAACTGCCAGGCGGCGGAAGCGGCGGCCGTGGTGATCCAGCACCCGGGCGACGGCAAGGTGGAGCGCCTCCACTGGCCAACCACCGCGGCGGACGTCATGCGCAGGAACCCCGGCCACTACGTcgcgctcgtcctcctccatCACGACTCTCGAGGAGTTGACCCCGACCCCGCCGTccccggaggaggaggaggtgccaGGATAACCAAGGTGAAGCTCCTCAAGCCCAGGGACACGCTCCACCTCGGCCAGGTCTACCGCCTCATCACCTCCCAAG AGGTGACCAAGGCCGTGCAGACGAGGAGGCAGGAGAGGACGCGCGGTTGCGACGAGGCGATCGAGCAGGAGCGGCCGCGGCTGCACCGGCGACGGCAGCCGCCGAGGCCGAGAGGCGACAACGCGGCCACTACAGAACAGAGGCAGCCCGCCGACCATCAGCAACGGAAGCAGCTGGAGAAGGACCGGCACCACCGGAGCATGGCGGCCGCCCGCGGGGGAGGCAGAAGCCGGCACTGGCGCCCGGCGCTGCAGAGCATCACAgagtcgtcgtcgtcgtcgtcgtcgagcGGGCACGCCGACTGCGAGGATGTACCATCTAAATGA